The Desulfomicrobium apsheronum genome includes a region encoding these proteins:
- a CDS encoding VIT domain-containing protein, which yields MYSDTTAPTLKTTDSRNVCLQGVDIRVDIHDYLAATRMTYIFVNSEDASIETVYTFPLPIDGVLTNLRVKIGQREMHGVAVEKSQAQEEYEQAVCDGDSPIMLERLDSGLYILVLPELLWVNDLVRSLLTEDADERHRTLRADSWSQSPLVC from the coding sequence ATGTATTCCGACACCACTGCCCCGACATTGAAAACCACTGATTCACGCAACGTCTGCCTCCAAGGAGTAGATATCCGCGTTGACATCCACGACTATCTTGCCGCCACGCGCATGACCTACATATTTGTCAACAGTGAGGACGCCAGCATTGAAACTGTCTACACCTTCCCACTGCCTATCGATGGAGTGTTGACAAATCTACGCGTGAAAATCGGCCAGCGCGAGATGCACGGCGTGGCTGTTGAAAAAAGTCAAGCTCAAGAAGAATACGAACAGGCGGTGTGCGATGGCGACTCACCGATTATGCTGGAACGCCTGGACTCGGGCCTCTACATTTTGGTCCTTCCGGAATTGCTGTGGGTAAATGACTTGGTTAGGAGTCTTCTCACGGAGGACGCCGATGAGAGACACCGAACTTTACGCGCAGATTCTTGGAGTCAAAGCCCCTTGGTTTGTTGA
- a CDS encoding ISL3 family transposase yields the protein MRDTELYAQILGVKAPWFVDKVDLKVSENSVDIWLNHGPGERWPCPECGKLLPCRDHAGERVWRHLDTCQFKTLLHARVPRVECPEHGVHQVLVPWAEPRSRFTLLMERWIIDVLTECSTVEGSRRLLKLTWDEVWGVMERAVRRGLSRKEARPIHYLGVDEKAFRKGHSYMTIVCDLMRSTVEHVSEERKKSSLEEYYRRLSPDQLDSIRAIAMDMWEPYFTATMAHVPDAGAKIVHDRFHVMKHVNGAVDKVRKQEHKALMTQGDETLKGTKYLWLFRPENLPAKHQPTFDVLKTSTLKVAKAWAMKENLQSLWGYMSPGWGRRFFKRWIKWIDRSDLKPMKRVGQLLSRHLENILTFCRHRITNGVAEGLNSKIMSIKRKACGYSNKDHFKTAIYFFCGGLDLYPRSV from the coding sequence ATGAGAGACACCGAACTTTACGCGCAGATTCTTGGAGTCAAAGCCCCTTGGTTTGTTGACAAGGTTGATCTGAAAGTATCCGAGAATAGTGTTGATATTTGGCTAAACCATGGCCCGGGCGAGCGCTGGCCCTGCCCAGAATGCGGCAAGCTTCTGCCCTGCCGGGACCATGCAGGGGAACGAGTCTGGCGCCATCTGGATACGTGTCAGTTCAAGACGTTACTTCATGCCCGAGTTCCACGAGTTGAATGTCCGGAACATGGAGTGCACCAGGTGCTTGTGCCCTGGGCTGAGCCACGGTCGCGCTTCACCTTGCTCATGGAACGCTGGATCATAGATGTGCTCACGGAGTGCTCGACAGTGGAAGGCTCTCGGCGCTTGCTGAAACTCACATGGGATGAGGTTTGGGGAGTAATGGAGCGAGCTGTTCGACGAGGTCTTTCACGCAAGGAGGCCCGTCCGATTCATTATCTCGGAGTGGACGAGAAAGCATTCCGCAAAGGGCACTCCTACATGACCATCGTCTGCGACCTTATGCGCAGCACGGTCGAGCATGTTTCCGAAGAGCGGAAGAAGAGCAGCTTGGAGGAATATTACCGCAGGCTCTCACCCGATCAACTGGATTCTATACGGGCCATCGCAATGGATATGTGGGAGCCATATTTCACGGCGACCATGGCGCATGTGCCGGATGCCGGAGCCAAAATCGTCCACGACAGATTTCATGTGATGAAACACGTGAACGGAGCCGTGGATAAAGTGCGCAAGCAAGAACATAAGGCCCTGATGACTCAGGGCGACGAAACCCTCAAAGGGACCAAGTACCTTTGGCTGTTTCGGCCCGAGAACTTGCCTGCCAAGCATCAGCCGACATTCGACGTCCTCAAGACCAGCACTCTCAAGGTGGCCAAAGCGTGGGCCATGAAAGAGAACTTGCAGTCATTGTGGGGCTATATGTCTCCTGGATGGGGACGTAGATTCTTCAAACGTTGGATAAAATGGATTGATCGTTCCGACTTGAAACCAATGAAGCGGGTGGGACAGTTACTTTCGCGGCATCTTGAAAATATCCTGACTTTCTGCCGCCACCGGATCACCAACGGCGTCGCCGAAGGATTAAACAGCAAGATCATGAGCATCAAGCGAAAGGCGTGCGGGTACAGCAACAAGGATCATTTCAAGACGGCGATCTA